A stretch of Campylobacter volucris DNA encodes these proteins:
- the speA gene encoding biosynthetic arginine decarboxylase has product MIDYGINIWGANNFIIENGKVCVNHGKKPAIIDIVNTLRDDGYKGPLLLRFPHLIHKQIEQIYEKFAKAKKEFNYKGSFNAVYPLKVNQYPGFVKNLVKLGKTYNYGLEAGSKAELLLAMAYNNEGAPITVNGFKDKELINMGFIACEMGHNITLTMEGLNELEAMIEIAKNRFKPKPNIGLRVRLHSAGVGIWAKSGGINSKFGLTSTELIEAVNLLKANKLLDQFTMIHFHLGSQITEIHPLKKALNEAGNIYTELRKMGAKNLKAINLGGGLAVEYSQFKDETSRNYTLSEYANDVVFILKSIAEQKKDLEPDIFIESGRFVAANHAVLVAPVLELFSQEYTESKLLLKENNPKLIDELYDLYKSIKASNALEYLHDSIDHMESILTLFDLGYVDLQDRSNSEILVHLIMRKAISLVGDQADLSSLQNEVQEKYLVNFSLFQSLPDFWGLEQNFPIMPLDRLNKKPTRSASIWDITCDSDGEISYSKNNPLFLHDIDVEAENYFLGFFLVGAYQEVLGMKHNLFTHPTEASISINEKGFEIESVLEAQSILDTLEDLDYDIHAIMDSINEKIHTSKLVNENQKKHILGEIYLFLNDNGYLKSIGPK; this is encoded by the coding sequence ATGATTGATTATGGTATTAATATTTGGGGAGCAAATAATTTTATCATCGAAAATGGCAAAGTTTGTGTAAATCATGGTAAAAAACCAGCCATTATAGATATAGTAAATACTTTGCGTGATGATGGCTATAAGGGGCCTTTGTTGCTTCGTTTTCCTCATTTAATCCATAAACAAATTGAGCAAATTTATGAAAAATTTGCTAAAGCTAAAAAAGAATTCAATTATAAAGGTTCTTTTAATGCTGTATATCCACTAAAGGTTAATCAATACCCAGGGTTTGTAAAAAATTTAGTCAAACTTGGTAAAACTTATAACTATGGCTTAGAAGCAGGAAGTAAGGCTGAGCTTTTATTAGCTATGGCTTATAATAACGAAGGGGCACCTATAACGGTAAATGGTTTTAAAGATAAAGAGCTTATTAATATGGGTTTTATAGCTTGTGAAATGGGGCATAATATTACTTTAACTATGGAAGGACTTAATGAGCTTGAAGCTATGATAGAAATAGCTAAAAATCGTTTCAAACCAAAGCCAAATATAGGCTTAAGAGTTCGTTTGCATTCAGCAGGAGTTGGAATTTGGGCAAAAAGTGGTGGTATAAATTCAAAATTTGGTCTTACTTCTACTGAATTAATAGAAGCTGTGAATTTGTTAAAAGCTAATAAACTTTTAGATCAATTTACCATGATACATTTTCATCTTGGCTCGCAAATTACTGAAATTCATCCTTTAAAAAAAGCTTTAAATGAAGCAGGAAATATCTATACTGAACTTAGAAAAATGGGGGCAAAAAATTTAAAAGCTATTAATCTTGGCGGAGGCTTGGCTGTGGAGTATTCTCAGTTTAAAGATGAAACAAGTAGAAATTACACTTTAAGTGAGTATGCAAATGATGTGGTATTTATACTAAAAAGCATTGCTGAGCAAAAAAAAGATCTTGAGCCTGATATTTTTATAGAAAGTGGGCGTTTTGTAGCGGCTAATCATGCTGTGTTAGTAGCCCCAGTTTTAGAACTTTTTTCACAAGAATACACTGAAAGTAAGCTTTTGTTAAAAGAAAATAATCCTAAATTAATCGACGAGCTTTATGATTTATATAAAAGCATTAAAGCTTCTAATGCATTAGAGTATTTACATGATAGTATTGATCATATGGAAAGTATTTTGACTTTGTTTGATTTGGGATATGTTGATTTACAAGATAGATCAAATAGTGAAATTTTGGTGCATTTAATTATGCGAAAGGCTATTTCTTTGGTGGGTGATCAAGCTGATTTATCAAGCTTGCAAAATGAAGTACAAGAAAAATACTTAGTGAATTTTTCTTTGTTTCAATCTTTACCTGATTTTTGGGGTTTAGAGCAAAATTTTCCTATCATGCCTTTAGATAGACTCAATAAAAAACCAACTAGAAGTGCAAGCATATGGGATATAACTTGTGATAGTGATGGAGAAATTTCATACTCTAAAAATAATCCTTTATTTTTACATGATATTGATGTGGAAGCTGAAAATTATTTTCTAGGATTTTTCTTAGTTGGAGCTTATCAAGAAGTATTGGGTATGAAACATAATCTTTTTACTCACCCAACTGAAGCAAGCATTAGCATCAATGAAAAGGGTTTTGAGATAGAAAGTGTGCTAGAAGCTCAGTCTATTTTGGATACTTTAGAAGATCTTGACTATGATATACACGCTATTATGGATAGTATCAATGAAAAAATTCACACTTCAAAGCTTGTCAATGAAAATCAAAAAAAGCATATTTTAGGTGAAATTTATTTATTTTTAAATGATAATGGATATTTAAAAAGTATAGGCCCTAAATGA
- the cysE gene encoding serine O-acetyltransferase: protein MSIFSLIKEDFSMPKQKDPAYRSWVELIFNYPGVWAVVNYRFAHFFYIKNYKRIARVISGISQFLTGVDLHPGAKLGRRIFIDHAIGVVVGETAIIGNDVIIYQGVTLGGTSLDKNAKRHPTIEDGVIIGSGAKILGNITIGKNAKIGANAVVLKDVGENLTAVGIPAYIKEFQINQKERIQKLEERIKFLEEKIQKEVK from the coding sequence ATGAGTATTTTTTCTTTAATCAAAGAAGATTTTTCTATGCCAAAACAAAAAGATCCTGCGTATAGATCTTGGGTGGAATTAATTTTTAATTATCCTGGTGTTTGGGCTGTGGTAAATTATCGTTTTGCGCATTTTTTTTATATAAAAAACTACAAACGCATAGCAAGAGTAATTAGTGGAATTTCGCAGTTTTTAACAGGGGTTGATTTACACCCTGGAGCTAAGCTAGGTAGGAGAATTTTTATAGATCATGCTATAGGTGTAGTAGTAGGTGAAACAGCTATAATTGGTAATGATGTGATTATTTATCAAGGGGTGACCTTAGGTGGTACAAGTTTAGATAAAAATGCTAAAAGACATCCTACTATAGAAGATGGTGTTATTATAGGATCTGGGGCTAAAATTTTAGGCAATATCACCATAGGGAAAAATGCTAAAATAGGAGCGAATGCTGTAGTTTTAAAAGATGTTGGTGAAAATTTAACTGCAGTTGGAATTCCTGCTTATATTAAAGAATTTCAAATAAATCAAAAAGAAAGAATTCAAAAATTAGAAGAAAGAATTAAATTTTTAGAAGAAAAAATTCAAAAAGAGGTAAAATGA
- the murG gene encoding undecaprenyldiphospho-muramoylpentapeptide beta-N-acetylglucosaminyltransferase, which produces MIAITGGGTGGHLAIARCLMQSAKEQGIECIYIGSENGQDKLWFEQELAFKQRYFLSSSGVVNKKGLSKISSFVHIIKLALNVKKILKEHEIKAVFSVGGYSSAPASFAALISNIPLFIHEQNSKMGSLNSLLKPFSKAFFTAFKDQIKSSNTFFCPYPVNELFIQKARTRKELKTIIFLGGSQGAKFINDLALKYALYFQKEHINIIHQCGKNDYLRCKKAYEDMKIKVDLFDFDKNLIEKITKADLAVSRSGASSLFELSANKLPCVFIPYPYAAKNHQYHNAIYLKEQNLCEIFSQDCDEDFIDIIKKLSLEQISLNLGKLEQENGADFMLYKAKELGII; this is translated from the coding sequence ATGATAGCAATTACTGGTGGAGGCACAGGGGGGCACTTAGCTATAGCAAGATGTTTAATGCAAAGTGCAAAAGAACAAGGCATAGAATGTATTTACATAGGAAGTGAGAATGGCCAAGATAAGCTTTGGTTTGAGCAAGAATTAGCTTTTAAGCAAAGGTATTTTCTAAGTAGCTCAGGCGTGGTTAATAAAAAGGGTTTGTCTAAGATTAGCTCATTTGTGCATATTATAAAATTAGCATTAAATGTAAAAAAAATTCTTAAAGAGCATGAAATAAAAGCTGTTTTTAGTGTGGGCGGTTATAGTAGTGCTCCAGCTTCTTTTGCTGCTTTAATATCAAATATCCCACTTTTCATCCATGAGCAAAATTCAAAAATGGGGAGTTTGAATTCTTTATTGAAACCTTTTTCTAAAGCTTTTTTTACTGCTTTTAAAGATCAAATTAAAAGTTCTAATACTTTTTTTTGTCCTTATCCTGTCAATGAGCTTTTTATCCAAAAAGCTAGAACTAGAAAGGAATTAAAAACTATAATTTTTCTTGGTGGTTCTCAGGGTGCTAAATTTATCAATGATTTGGCATTAAAATATGCTTTGTATTTTCAAAAAGAACATATCAACATCATCCATCAATGCGGCAAGAATGATTATTTAAGATGTAAAAAAGCTTATGAAGATATGAAAATTAAAGTAGATTTGTTTGATTTTGATAAAAATTTGATTGAAAAAATCACAAAGGCTGATTTAGCTGTGTCAAGATCAGGAGCTAGTTCTTTGTTTGAACTTAGTGCTAACAAGCTTCCTTGTGTGTTTATACCCTACCCTTATGCAGCTAAAAATCATCAATACCATAATGCGATATATCTAAAAGAGCAAAATTTATGTGAAATTTTTAGCCAAGATTGTGATGAAGATTTTATAGATATTATTAAAAAGCTTTCGTTAGAGCAAATTTCTTTAAATCTTGGTAAATTAGAGCAAGAAAATGGAGCTGATTTTATGCTTTATAAGGCTAAAGAATTAGGAATTATTTAA